From a single Magnetococcales bacterium genomic region:
- a CDS encoding 30S ribosomal protein S18, with protein sequence MSEHDHGSFGQNDGHKSKSARPVGFRRPFFRRRKVCMFCADKAIRIDYKDPKLLLRFITERGKMVPSRITGVCAPHQRHLSKAIKRARNIALLPNLVK encoded by the coding sequence ATGTCTGAACATGATCACGGATCGTTTGGCCAAAACGATGGCCACAAATCAAAATCAGCCCGCCCCGTCGGCTTTCGCCGTCCTTTCTTCAGGAGACGGAAGGTCTGCATGTTCTGCGCCGACAAGGCGATTCGAATCGACTACAAAGATCCCAAACTGTTGCTGCGCTTCATCACCGAACGCGGCAAGATGGTTCCCAGCCGGATCACCGGCGTCTGTGCCCCGCATCAACGCCATCTGAGCAAGGCGATCAAACGGGCAAGAAACATTGCCCTGCTGCCCAATCTGGTCAAATGA
- the pgeF gene encoding peptidoglycan editing factor PgeF, whose amino-acid sequence MITDKTHQCQEGPQFLSLEEGILPKGADPFFTTRRGGAGLGGYKGFNLGQNVGDDPALVLQNRRALVRHLGHLLVQDDLDHLCLVRQVHGSKTIIAAPGQPVVEADALVTREPGVAIGILTADCAPVLFYDPKARVVGAAHAGWRGALSGILESCIDAMVSQGARTQNIRAIIGPAIRPPNYEVDHKFFLEFRRNHLQNGLVCDVEKFFLFLANEDRFQFNLPQYIKERLHERGVPQEGISDVKMCTFQNSESFFSYRRSSKSGEGQCGRQLGGIVLS is encoded by the coding sequence ATGATAACCGATAAAACGCATCAATGTCAAGAAGGTCCGCAATTTCTTTCTCTGGAGGAAGGAATTCTTCCGAAGGGCGCCGATCCCTTCTTCACGACCCGCCGCGGTGGCGCTGGTCTCGGCGGTTACAAGGGATTCAATCTGGGGCAAAACGTCGGCGATGATCCCGCCCTGGTCCTGCAAAACCGGAGGGCGCTCGTCCGTCACCTCGGTCACCTTCTGGTCCAGGATGACCTCGATCATTTATGTCTGGTCCGTCAGGTCCACGGTAGCAAAACCATCATCGCCGCTCCGGGGCAACCCGTTGTCGAAGCGGATGCCCTGGTGACCCGGGAACCTGGCGTCGCCATCGGCATCCTGACCGCCGATTGCGCCCCCGTTCTGTTTTACGATCCCAAGGCCCGGGTCGTGGGGGCGGCCCATGCCGGATGGCGCGGCGCCCTGTCCGGAATCCTCGAATCCTGTATCGACGCCATGGTATCCCAGGGCGCCAGGACCCAAAATATCCGCGCCATCATCGGTCCTGCCATTCGCCCCCCCAATTACGAGGTCGATCACAAGTTTTTTCTTGAATTCAGGCGCAATCATCTCCAGAATGGCCTTGTTTGCGATGTGGAAAAATTCTTTTTATTCCTTGCAAACGAAGATCGGTTCCAGTTTAATCTTCCTCAATACATTAAAGAGCGATTACATGAACGGGGGGTTCCCCAGGAAGGCATAAGTGATGTTAAAATGTGCACTTTCCAAAATAGTGAATCGTTTTTCAGTTATCGAAGGTCAAGCAAATCCGGGGAAGGACAGTGCGGCAGGCAGTTGGGGGGAATCGTCCTGTCGTGA
- a CDS encoding single-stranded DNA-binding protein, with protein sequence MLEPFTPWVNEVRLEGTLTCPCAVRTTPTGLSVAVAELDHAAEFPDTTPVKRLELKISVVLFDTLADRCAGLAAGTPVRIVGRLNQKRWIRDNRIRWGQVEIIATAMETISSRIG encoded by the coding sequence ATGCTTGAACCGTTCACTCCATGGGTCAACGAAGTCCGATTGGAAGGAACTCTGACCTGTCCATGCGCCGTTCGCACCACTCCGACAGGATTGTCGGTGGCGGTGGCGGAACTGGATCACGCCGCCGAATTTCCCGATACCACCCCTGTCAAACGGCTTGAGTTGAAAATTTCGGTGGTCCTGTTCGATACCTTGGCTGATCGATGTGCCGGTCTCGCCGCAGGAACACCCGTCAGAATCGTCGGCAGACTGAACCAGAAACGTTGGATACGGGACAACCGGATCCGCTGGGGACAGGTGGAAATCATCGCCACCGCGATGGAAACCATCTCCTCGCGCATCGGTTGA
- a CDS encoding CoA pyrophosphatase — MVARCIPSLDARENGETQGQGILSSVLVPLLFPDGGMEEGCRLLFIRRSQQVRHHKGQIAFPGGRCEPWDRSVLETALRETIEELGPQARPARILGRLPPVATVVTGFIIHPFVGVFSPEIKVQPEPREVDAVLTVPLSFFLSEGKAAPERYQYGSHVIWGATARIINQFVAFLMKDGCA, encoded by the coding sequence ATGGTCGCAAGGTGTATTCCTTCGTTGGATGCAAGGGAAAACGGTGAGACCCAGGGGCAGGGAATTCTTTCATCGGTCCTTGTGCCTCTGTTGTTTCCGGACGGGGGGATGGAAGAGGGGTGTCGGTTGCTTTTTATCCGTCGTTCGCAGCAGGTGCGTCATCACAAAGGCCAGATTGCCTTTCCGGGGGGGCGCTGCGAACCTTGGGATCGATCCGTTCTGGAGACGGCACTGCGTGAAACCATCGAGGAACTGGGTCCACAGGCCCGTCCCGCACGCATCCTCGGCAGATTGCCCCCTGTTGCAACCGTCGTGACCGGATTCATCATTCATCCTTTTGTCGGGGTATTTTCTCCGGAAATCAAAGTACAACCAGAACCCCGGGAGGTGGATGCGGTGTTGACCGTGCCATTGAGTTTTTTCCTTTCGGAGGGAAAAGCCGCGCCCGAACGATACCAGTATGGTTCACATGTCATCTGGGGGGCGACCGCCCGGATCATCAATCAATTTGTCGCATTCCTGATGAAGGATGGTTGTGCATGA
- a CDS encoding lytic transglycosylase domain-containing protein has product MHASSGDLNRLIHRVAGEEKVDAGLLRAIVDVESDFKVGLISDKGAGGLMQLMPATARALGVTNRFNAEQSLRGGARYIKRLIDMYPSLPLALAAYNAGPGNVDKFGGMPPFPETRSYVRRVMAKYAKENFSKKPVPLRTPRLKASLNKTRSKEAREKTMALRTRTPALPNVMPLPAATVAQSQPGPEAYGFLHRSSYLAARHAVVSEILDRELITVTASDAAGEGTTEVPIIRLVSN; this is encoded by the coding sequence TTGCATGCCTCCTCCGGCGATCTCAACCGTTTGATTCATCGGGTGGCGGGCGAGGAAAAAGTGGATGCCGGGCTTCTTCGCGCCATTGTCGATGTCGAATCCGACTTCAAGGTTGGACTGATTTCCGACAAGGGGGCGGGGGGGTTGATGCAATTGATGCCCGCGACCGCTCGGGCCCTCGGGGTCACCAATCGGTTCAATGCCGAGCAGAGTTTGCGGGGCGGAGCCAGGTACATCAAACGTCTGATCGACATGTATCCCAGCCTTCCCCTGGCCCTGGCCGCCTATAACGCCGGGCCGGGAAACGTCGATAAATTCGGCGGCATGCCCCCTTTTCCCGAGACCCGAAGCTATGTTCGGCGCGTCATGGCCAAATATGCCAAGGAAAACTTCAGCAAAAAACCGGTCCCTCTGCGCACCCCCCGGCTGAAGGCCAGCCTGAACAAGACCCGAAGCAAGGAGGCCAGGGAAAAGACCATGGCGCTTCGGACCAGGACGCCCGCGCTGCCCAACGTCATGCCTCTTCCCGCTGCTACGGTCGCCCAGTCCCAGCCTGGACCGGAAGCGTATGGTTTCCTTCATCGTTCTTCCTATCTCGCCGCGCGGCATGCCGTGGTTTCGGAGATTCTGGATCGTGAACTGATCACTGTGACCGCATCCGATGCAGCAGGGGAGGGGACGACCGAAGTTCCCATCATCAGGCTCGTTTCCAATTGA
- the rpsF gene encoding 30S ribosomal protein S6 gives MAFYESIYIVRPDLTTEQLEQVNKRITAIITDNGGQILQTELWGRRQLAYQVKKNSKGYYVFNLIEGGGGLIATLESRLKIDEDILKFLNVRVEKPVRTPSPLAGNDDRPSRPPGDATDAATEDSDDMDSGMDEEPRN, from the coding sequence GTGGCCTTCTACGAATCCATATACATCGTCCGACCCGATCTTACCACCGAACAGCTCGAACAGGTCAACAAGCGAATCACCGCCATCATCACCGACAACGGCGGCCAGATTCTTCAGACGGAACTCTGGGGGCGTCGGCAACTGGCCTATCAGGTCAAAAAGAACTCCAAGGGCTATTATGTCTTCAACCTGATTGAGGGAGGCGGCGGGTTGATTGCCACCCTGGAATCCCGACTGAAGATCGACGAAGACATCCTCAAGTTTCTCAACGTCCGGGTCGAAAAACCGGTCCGTACCCCTTCGCCACTTGCGGGCAATGATGATCGTCCCTCGCGTCCCCCGGGAGACGCCACCGATGCTGCGACGGAGGACAGCGACGACATGGACTCCGGAATGGACGAGGAACCACGGAACTGA
- a CDS encoding Crp/Fnr family transcriptional regulator — MIIKKKETDFQTLYKQLNDSNRETLYRFAQFLVTIEQEQSVVPPAKPLNIPPSPGENVIQALKRLKKTYPMIDTDIRLLDAASQLVLQKVLGVPDTELIERMEKLFTDAYQAWQADNGPGQ; from the coding sequence ATGATCATCAAAAAAAAAGAGACTGATTTTCAGACCCTCTATAAGCAACTGAATGACAGCAATCGGGAAACGCTTTATCGATTCGCCCAATTCCTGGTGACCATCGAGCAGGAACAATCGGTCGTCCCCCCCGCCAAACCCCTGAACATTCCCCCGTCGCCGGGTGAAAATGTCATTCAGGCATTGAAACGGCTCAAGAAAACCTATCCCATGATCGATACGGACATCCGATTGTTGGATGCCGCCTCGCAATTGGTATTGCAGAAGGTATTGGGCGTCCCCGATACGGAATTGATCGAAAGGATGGAAAAACTGTTTACCGATGCCTATCAGGCATGGCAAGCAGACAACGGACCGGGCCAATGA